The Episyrphus balteatus chromosome 3, idEpiBalt1.1, whole genome shotgun sequence genome segment TTTTAAATTgtatgattttatttataattttttgtttctttttctatatatttccttaaaaaaaaacaggtgcTGGTATCGGAACAGTATTCGGTTCCCTGATCATCGGTTATGCCAGGAATCCATCTCTCAAGCAACAGCTTTTCTCATACGCTATCTTGGGTTTCGCCCTTTCTGAAGCTATGGGTCTTTTCTGTCTTATGATGGCCTTCTTGCTGCTCTTCGCTTTCTAAAGTGTTTATGTCGCCAGATATTCATCACTACACAACCACCAaccttatattgtttttaaaaaacatccaaaacatcaacaaaaaattattgcaacaaCTACAACATCAATCTTAAGttctaaaatcaattaaaactgaAGAGGATAAAACTGTAAAATTCATCTCATTGCAATTTAAAAAGTAAAGATCAAGAAATATTTGTGAGGTGATTACAGTTCTTAATCGAAAAAGTACAGATTAAtaagtataaataaaaaaggaaaaaatctaaaaaacaaaaatattttatttaattctctttttatttgatcgttagtttttttttttttataatttgttaataaagaaaaaagcgTCCTAATTGTTCAAAACAAGTGACTCGCTCTTATTAAAAAAGgcgcttttttcaaattgataaaaacaaatgatgcatgtgtgttagataaaaaaaagttaagaaattaATTATAACGATTAAAGGACGAAAgtgtaataaaaaaagaaaataattactGATACGACCTacgaataaagaattttttttttcttctgtactTGGCTTGGTGGTATTCGTTGTTCCTTCTTCTGTTCAACTTCCTTATGCATTTGTCTTAAGAACATGTGTTCAAATTGTTGTCTTCatcagattaaaaaataaagaaatgctGAGAAAAGTcgaaaatttcttgttttttaataacTGAAGTTTTCATTTTGTCATAAGGTAGTTGGTGCTTCTTTTTTAATAAGTGagtatttatatatattatggTGGTACGTCTTAACAAACAGTTCCTCTTCTTGAACATTTGAATacgaatgaaatttatacaaaaaagctGCTATATGGTGCAGAGGCATGGACTTAAACGAAGGCCGATGAAAACatcttgtttcgagagaaaagtCCTTCGGGCAATTTTTGATCCCTTTTCTGGTATGCATTAATGGTGATTGGAGAAGTATGTAGGCATATACAACATCGAACTGtacgggttgtacaaggacATCTAGCCAAGAGAGTAAAAGTGCATCGCCTGAGATGGCTAGATAATGTGGAGCGCATGGAAAACAATCGGCCATAGCGAGGTAATCCGTCGGAGCGGAAATTCTCCGATTCCTTACGAAATATGCTTCGAGGTGTGTTTCCGACAGGTAAAAACTGTCCGATTCGGATGAAATCGGACAAAATCCGCTCCGACGgattacctcgctagggccgaaTATTAGCCCTGTtactttgggaggtggcaacgcactactagtagtttactagcgattttcaatggaatgcACTTTCAatgaattcaatacaaatcggaTCTACTCGGGAaaaagagcatgagtagatgatagtactagattaaccaaaacatctactattagtagactaccacctccaatggaacagggctattgcaccgacccggaaagttttcgactgCATCGcagagggacggcgcagtagaAGAAACCTCGTAAAATTTACCATCGACCAAGTATTCATATTACGCACGCATTTGTAAAACATGTTTCAACGCAGCATATGACATCAACTACAGAGAAGAGCTGTAGATATCgagaaatgttttgttttgtcataCATATCTGCCAAGGTTAACAATAGAGTATGGCCGTGGGCCGAATCGTGTAAGGTGATATTTGATAGTTGACAGTCAAATTGATCCTATTCTATGAGCTAAACCcgtaaaacaacaacaaaattgtgCAATATGACTGTCAACTATCAAATTTAACTCTAGCCGATTCCAAATGCATGTTGCTGCATTGATCGGAAAAGACGGTTAACAAGgcgatttctttaaaatttaaagcgtTACAAAATTACAACATTTCAGAGTTCACATTTGCAACAACACGACAGAAAACGTTGCGCCTGCCGTTGGTAGGTACTCCCAAAAGCCACTGTATGGATTCAAATTTTCTTAAGCGAAAAATGTTAAAGGTcgggtgctttcataattgcatggttgctttgtttacacGCGGTAAACAAAGCAACCAACTCTGCTACtcagactaatgtcagaaaaaataattgcgcatgtattttactttggatatatgaacattttttctgattagcgtcatttgtcaaaatttttaagtttggttTTGATTCATCTTTCTTTTTGAAAGCTTTTAGCAGAtagaaacaattaaaaaagactgcaatcatCATTTACATGATGGGCGCTTTCATAAATacatggttgcgcaagtctgacgaatgcaaagctttcGTTAATAGTTGTCTCATTTTTCAGTATAAATTTAGAAGgcatgtgaaattttttatttgcgctgcaaatatttgcgttttgcattaatttatgaacacctgacatttgtcatttgcattaatgaaagctttgcattcATTAGACTTGtgcaaccatgcatttatgaaagcaccTGTACTTATGAGTATTAGGTTGGGGTTTACATTCTATGATTTTTtcaataacgattttttttgttgcaatcgtatgagaaaaaaaaggatatagcTTTCTACTAAAATGAAATTCCACTTGGTTATAAGCCAGAGAAAATCTGTGCTTggaaaaatcttatattattaGGGATATTCATGAAACGATGTAAACGCTGGGTAAACGTGGTAAAGTGGCAAATGTGTCAAATTTTGTATGAGTTTGACAATTTGTTTACCACATCTATTACTTTACAAAGGTCTACACGGATTTTACACCGTTgcatgaatacccctattatatTATAAACTAAGATTAATATAATAATCTAaaaaaggaacgcagctattaacaAATCACTTGTTTCATTCGGGCACAAATATGAACACGACTAGAAAATAAACATGTCTTTTTACGATATtgtcatttttgacatttgactcATCGCTGCCGAATATCGTAAAAAAAGCTAACCAACACGATACACGAACCTCCACTTCAGCAAATTCGGCAGGCAAGGTGCTCCTCTGCCACTGCTGCATTAATATACAAAGTATTAATccattataagaaaaaaacctaACCATCCTCCACAAACATGACTGAAGTCGAAAAAGTAGCCGAAGCTGTTGAAGCAATTACCCTAAACGGAGTCGAAGCCGATGATGACTTTGTTGATCCATGGAATGTAACCAGTAAAAGTGACACTGGCATCGATTATGACAAACTTATTAGTGAGTTTCTCAAATTAATACAACTTCAAAATATTGATTGTTAAAATCATTCAATTTGCTTTCGCAGAAAGATTTGGTTCATCAAAAATCGATGATGCACttattgaaaagtttgaaaaagtTACTGGCAAACCTGCACATCACTTCATTCGACGTGGCATCTTCTTTTCTCATCGGGATCTTCATAACATTCTTAATTTGAAGGAACAAGGCAAGCCGTTTTATCTTTATACTGGACGTGGTCCAAGTTCTGATTCATTACATTTGGGTCATCTAATTCCTTTTATTATTACAAAGTAAGTTATTTGAGTTGTTGTTGGATGAttcaatagaaacaaaaattattaaattttgttattagaTGGCTGCAGGAGACATTCGATGTTCCTTTGGTTATTCAATTGACTGATGACGAGAAAGTGTTGTGGAAGGATTTGAAAATCGAAGATGCCATCAAAATGGCGAGAGAAAATGCTAAGGATATCATTGCTATCGGATTCGATGTGAATaaaacattcatttttaataatttggagTTTATGGGGTAAGTTATTTTTTGTTCGTTGGCTCTAAATTTAAATTAGATCTTAAGTCATTTGGCTAGTACCTTCTTTGTCTCTTATATACTTTGTTACATATACAGCGCTGTGCGCTTCAAAGACACATCTTTAAACTAGCTCGCTGCAGATCTAGGAGTCTCCAATTTCGAATACAAAGTCGTTAGAGATAACATTCAAGTTTTGGTTTTAGCTCTTTAAGGAGCAAAAGTGGCAGTATCGGAGACGCAGTCTGGACGGTAATTCAACTTCTAACAAACTTAAAGCTCGGTCCGACTCCATccaaagggatttttttttgtatatcctcGAACTTAAATCGTCATTACGGGTGATTTAAATGTACACAATTTTTCGTAACTTTGCTATTCTGGTCATACAAACCTGAAGGATGCTTTGTTTATATCTTCACTGGGCCCTACTAATAATCAGCACACTTTAATATTTAtctcggttaaattttatagttgagttttccaactataaaatttaaccgaaAGTTAGCCTTTAAACTGACTatttaaattggttttttggtatggtaaaatatgcaaaattcagataaattttaaagtgcgctttaaatttgaatattggTAGGGCCCACTGAGTTAAACCACCTTACTCGGCTTGTTGACAAGCGAATTCGAATTTCGAATGTAAAGGTCGAGTCGAAAAGAGCCTAGACTTTTTTCTTACCTCTAACCCTGATTATTACACTGGTAGTGTGATATCGTCTCTAAGAACCTCAGGCCATTgctattttaacttaaaaaaaaaaacaccaaagcGAACAGTTTGGAAATAAGAGAAAGCCAACTGGGACGATCATCGGTATCTTCAAAACATTAATCTGGTCACTATGCCTGCTCGGTAGTGACGTCGACGCCGACGGTTCCAACGCTCGTCTTCAATGACACTTCCTTTGTTAATGTTGTTAGAGTTAGTAGTTTGCTGCCAACTCTACTCTGCCCTTTAGTGATATGACTCCTGCCATATACGAGAGCGTACAATTCCACGGGACGAATCTTCTTTCGCACTTGTACAGTGGGAAGAGTCGTGAAAGATCTTGacattccatggtaactcacgttacattcacaaaaaaaaacccaatacataaatagattttttttttcgtcaatttaaatataaattgatacgaaaataCTGTCCATGAATTTAGAATAACTATTGCTTTCATAATTAAgtgaaacatttttctttattttaagcatttgcttgggaaaaataaaagtccgATGGTAACTTACGTTACAGTAATCGGACACGAGTTTTAAAAGTCCGGCAGTATGCAATTTTTCtatgaaattaagaatcttaatttgttttcttttgtctattcttgcaacttgcataaagagttgccgtttttaaatagtaatttgctattgaaaaaagtaaaaaagtctgcataatttgttcaaaattcgtgtgcactttttcatggaattacccatcACAAATCTGATGGTTCGGATAGTATCCCTCTCATCattctgaagaggtgttcttccacgctggcaaaaccaaTGCGTAAATTTTTTCATCTGTCCTATTCTACTGTTCTCTTCCCGAGTGGTAGAAAACAGAATTTGTCCAGCCTGACCCTAAAAAAGGAGAATCTTGTCCACCCTCCAATTATCGACCTATTACACTTGTTCCTTTTTTCTATAAAACGTTTTAGCAGTTTCCATTGAAGGCAATATGTGTAGTTGTGCCTTAAAAAgccaatttcattttaaaaaaattggaaaacatgAAAAGAGGAAATACGGCCTCAACTTATTTATCCCTTTGTTTTCCGGTGGTTACAATAAGAAACCaccttttaaactttatttttttactttttatcccAATTAAATATATCAGCAAATACCTAGCTCAGAAGTTTACTAATATAATGATATTTACTAGTGCaatggatatattttttctggcgaaatattcaagaaatattttaagttttttcaaagtttttttaattttttttgaaaaaaaaattgctccgGGCAACAAAGGGTTATTGGTCATAAAGTAGAGTATGCCAATATCTGCAAGTAATCTACaagaaattactttttttatttctagaaaATGTCCAGCAATGTACCAGAACATCATTCGTATACAAAGGTGTGTTACCTTTAATCAAGTTAAAGGAATCTTCGGCTTTGGTGATTCAGACATAATTGGAAAAATAGGTTTTCCAGCGGCACAAGCAGCACCAGCTCTCTCTTCGACTTTCCCCTTTATATTTGGTGACAAAAAAGTACCAGTACTTATTCCATGTGCCATTGATCAGGACCCATATTTCCGAATGACACGTGATGTTGCACCTCGTTTAGGTTTTCCAAAATGTGCTCTCATCCATTCGGCATTTTTCCCTTCGTTGCAaggagcaaaatctaaaatgtctgCTAGTGAACAAAATTCAACACTATCTCTGACTGACACTGCGaaacaaatcaaaaacaaaatcaacaaatacGCATTTTCCGGTGGTCGAGCTACAGTGGAAGAGCATCGCAAGTTGGGCGGTATTCCTGATGTAGATGTTGCATATCAATTgctaaaattctttttggagGATGATGCAAAATTAGAAGAAATACGAGTTGCTTACAGCAAAGGCGAATTACTTACTGGGGAAATCAAAAAGTTGGCAATTGAGGTGAGTTGAAAATATGcagttttgtgttttgttcagaaaataattatgtataaaTTTATTTGCAGACTATAACACCAATAGTTGAAGATCATCAGACAAAGAGAAAAGCCGTTACGGATGAAGTTTTGGATCAGTTCATGGAAATCAGACAGCTCAAGTTTggaagttaaaaaaatcaaaagtcgcTCGCATGTAAtgcaaaattattgaaaatcttgcatttttgtatgcaaaatgtttatttttataaaaataatttccattTATTTATTACATCTCACTTAGCTGTATTTTTTGTGTGAATTTTCGTCTTTTTGTAtgcattaaataaattaaagcttttgaaatgaaatgaaatcaaacatttaaaagaaaagtctTTCCAAAGGATTATACAGTTATTTATGAAATGATGATAAATCTATAAAACTTGTGTCAAGGTACAAACTGACGAAGGAAGATGTGTTTGTTGTTGTCTTCTCTTGGATATTTTTCTCATATTTATGtcgctcaaaataaaagtgattAACTCCATGCAATTACATTTCGAGATAGCAAgctttacaaacaaatttttttttacaattttgactaattgcgttaaaatttaaacgattaagTAAAATGCTAAACCGATTTAAGTAGTTTACtaagtaatataaaatgcacgaatgggtcgcacgaacttgctcttagagttaagcCTTTGTTTTCCGGTGGTTACAATAAGAAACCaccttttaaactttatttttttactttttatcccAATTAAATATATCAGCAATTACCTAGCTCAGAAGTTAACTAATATAATGATATTTACTAGTGcaatagatatatttttttctggcgtgacattcaagaaatatttaaagttttttcaacgtttttttaatttttttgagaaaaaaattgctCCGGGCAACAAagggttaaagttgcttaaatttttaagactttttatatagaaatttggaaaaaaaatacctaaatatcgtttaaaaaaaaaaaaataaaataaaatctgaaatcaaattgccctccagttttgattgatatattaagatgcatttttagcgttagagccattttttaaaaaactaattttttataaataattttttgaaaaaaaaattttaaaataaaattggtatgccattttgtagaaattactaatcaacaacttacaacaaaatttcaaaaaaattcaatgtcccgttttcgaaaatttgattttccaaaaaaaaaattttcaaaattaaaaaaaaaaaaaaaaaaattatttttttggaaatttaattcttggttcatatttaaattatataaatgcttcttcttcgttgaaatcgaataagcagtttcggagataatcggatttgaaaaaaaaaaaacgtttctatggcaggtaccgttaataatgattttcaaacaaaaattttttcattagaaaatagaccttagcttaaaactactacttcaattttttaaacaaaatcgttggaggcgtttttgagatatttcaattttactaaaatcggtatatgacaagtaccgttatttttggtccaaaaatattaattccaaaaacccctctggagagtcgccaaataacgctacataccaagtttgacatcaatcggtccatccgtttaggctgtagctccttatacagacagacagactgacagactgacagacagacagacggacttccgggacccacttttttggcattgtctaccatcgtaatgtcatggaaaaatgttatctcaactttttttttgtacgaatgcataacttgatatatagtacctatatcgcaagtaaaaatcagtCTGCTTTTTGATtaagtaacttactaaaatggctttagcatttTACAAAATCGTTTAAAACTTTGCGCCAATGTATCTGCtgttaaaattgtaaataaactcgaagaacattaaaaatatgtacatatttacattcgaagttttttttttcaatgcacaaaattttgtatttgcaataaatatttgctttttcaaatttgcaatgaaaagcattaaaaaaatggtattttacaACCCTGGTCTGAACACTTTTTTATTAATAGATACTACACATAATAcaggggccctattttgtaaaacgattatcgttgaaactacttcgttttcgttgaaatccgactacgtattacgataatcgtttAACAAACGACTTTCTCGTTTTACATAATCGCTCTTTGTCGTGACTATCGTTTACTTCAGTATCGTTGACTTGCCGCTCGTTTCGTATTACGTAATAGACCCCCAGAGACAAATCTGTGATCAAGTAACGGCTAAATGTTTTTCTAGTTGCATTATTTCCCGATTATAAaatcgggattttgaaaaatcaggattaaaaaagcgggattttaatgacagtaatttaaaaacaggattataaaaatcggcATATCGAACCCAATCCGAAGATTTTACATCGAAATTAGCTTTTCATGATCGTTTAATTTCCGCATTCTTCTTTGCGATGTATTTCCAGTCAACATTTGAAACGTCAACATACGTCACAACAAATTACATTAAAcgaaataacaatttaaaaaatacgtatacgccatagtgaccctctaagtaaaaccgaaaaaaataagcaaaaatagaTGTTACCCAAAAATAGGCAAATGCAACTCTTTTAATGACGGGATATAATTTACAAATAATTGCAAGACATTGCGGTTAACTGACATAATATTATACGTACCTATTTATTTTAGAGGTTTTACTTAGTTAttggaaaatctattttgaaaTTCTATCGGGTTCTTACATAATTTTAAAGATTAAAGCCCAAAgtgtttttgcaaaatttcaacgaaatttgtacagtgttttgaaaaaacataatATAACTATATAATTATATTCTGAtcaatttaattacaaaaaaatgtatatatcattgcttacaaaaaattattttgttataaacaaatacaaatttaaaaaaactttcttataTTTAGGCAAACAATAGCTTAAATAGCTTTGtagattctttttttaaactgtcaacAAACCATAAGATTGGTgcttttttgttacttttcacAGCcaaactgaagaaaaaaatattttcaattcaaaagggAAATCTTTTTCTTATAAATCTTAATATGTACCGTGTTTCATGTAGAATCCAAACTAAAACATATTGTTcttacattttttagataagaaaattgaaaaaaatataaaagactgaaaatcgttattttaaaaacatcaatttttccactttgttttttttttttctccgcgtgcttaataattttatcaaaataaagtaaataaggtacatattttcaattattttttatgagaattgttattttttttggtaatttgtttaaataaacttttgtaaaaattgcATCTGTGATAAAAACGGGTTCGCAATGTATTTTATAGAagagattttgaaaattttttaggaccaaaactaacggtgtAATATAACGGGAATAGAaaagttccttttttttaaatggctattattttatatcatattattatattatatcatattacacataagatccaactttaaaaaaaatattttttgtaccttgGGTACTAacattaacgtttttttttatttatgaatttctcgtaagcAATATAGtgcatttcaatcaaaatttaagttatacagggtgattcaggagtaatgtgccaaaaagctagagcgggtaggttaggtcgagacaagaaaaaaaatcgtatgggaggggggtctattctCCTTCATTTAGCGGGGAggtgcaatttaaaaaaaattgacttaatttggaaaaaaaattattaaaaatcaacggttatacttacgataacgtgctatacctttttgtaaagccaaaacattagtcttttacaaaatttctaataatttgttttccaaattttttaataatttgttttccaaattaagtcaattttttttcaaattgccCCTCCaactaaattttgattttcaaaaaaacacatttttggattgaaaaaaaagttcatttttattttgaaaaatcaatgcgtttgatgaattttatccaaattttttttttttttgttgaataaaattttcttaaaaatggcatactaactttgtttttggaaaatggtagaaaatttttgtataatttacaaaattatttaaaaaaaaaactgctttaacgattttaaaatttttttttctaaaaatttcttttttcttgaatagaaatgatttttttacaaaatttaaaacagttaattttttttcgcaaaaatattattttaattctaATAAACAAGAATTTTAATGGATAACGAGAAAGGAGATAACGACCCTTGTACAATTAATCAATCCTCTTATAATTAGTTAGGGTAGGTACTTGCAGGTTGCAGTGGAAGATTAAAATTAAGATGCTGATGCTGCACACAAGAATCTTtactttttcaaattgaaaaaacgcCATCTactaaataaatatgaaaaaaatacccttttttgaAACGTATTAATTGAACAAACATTagcagttataaaaaaaaacttgcagaTTCCTAGTGTCATTAATATACTTTGACCACTCAACGGAacgtatttttaattaattagaaTACTCTCTAAAAAGCTGTTACCTACATACCCTAAGTAAAGTTCGTTGACAATCCATTTATTTACATAAAGATAAAACGTTTATCTACCTCTATCCCATTCAGTACAAAAGTACGCTcatttgtagattttttgagTATGATGTTTCTTTTGGTTGGCATTGTTTATTTTAGTGCATCGCATATCGGATCGATTTGTAATGATGCACCATTTTACATCATTTGATGAATGTCTCGTTAAATTCATCTCAAAAGTATCATCATTGAAtaatgtttgcatttttttaaacaaacatcaTCTAGGCTAGGAGCAAACTCTTGGGATGTGTTGTGTACACAAGAGCCTATTGACGAAACAGAAGCCGACTACCTTAACTTTAAACTGAATGTATGGCACGAGTCCGGCTTAGGGCGTTCGAATTAACAATAGAACAATATCGAGTTTCACTTTTATCCgccgacaaaaatgtttgaaagATAAGAAAAggtacaatataaaaaaaaaacaaccacaaaATAAACTCTGTATGAGTCGGAGTTGGACATCATTTTTGGACACACATAATAGTGTGTGGTACATATTTGTATTTGGTATGAACATTAACTGATAAAAAgggattttttgtattgaaggctttaaaatgtttttttaaatgttaaacattttaaaGTATTTAGCCTATTATGCAACTTAAGTTAAATTTTagttcccatacaaaattacctccaaaatttagccgagctaaaatctATTCAAGAATTTAAGCCGAGTTACGCTTGGAGAGAATTCTGTATGGCAGCTAAAATTTGGCAAGATCTATGTACTAGGCtcatgagaagaaaaaaaactaaacgtgGTACAAACCAGGGCTACCTTTGTAGATTTTCAATAAGAGGCCAAGAAAGAGGATTTTGATACAAAAAGaggccccaataaaaaaatgtgaaaatagaaatatataataatagtCGACAGTCACGCGAAATACCTCATTTGGGCCTTTCCCGAACCATAACACAaaccttttaacacaatttcttaaaattaaaattgtatgaaaataataagaataatacaaaaacattaCCTGTGCatagtttcttaaaaaaatgtatcaaaaataaccttataaaaatcaaatcaaatcaatataAACAACAGtaacgtatattttttttgagtagTTATTATTGAAAGTGGTAGGTATAACGTATAATTCACTTTTTccttaattttccaaaaaaaatgtcagtttttttgatcaacgttcataatttaaaaaaagaggaaccaaaatatcaaaaagagggattttttgacaatttttaaaaagtggagaGAAAGTGGATTTGGTGAAAAAAGAGGAATACCGTATCTTTAGAGGTGCAAAGGTAGCCCTGGTACAATCTTCTGTAGGTTAGTTTATTTAAAGATCTTAAATtcacaaacaaaaatgtatttttcaatgCTGTATCGATATTCTCCGGTCTTTGTGGTAAAACACTGAACAtttactgcttagtacttaaaactattattttattgaaaattagttcgaaacagctttaagtactaagcagtagataaatcttaacaaaggaacgcagctattatgtTTCTTTATTTCGTatggcattttaaaaaataaagacatATCAGGACTAATTtattagtaacggtttctataagatatctcgggcaagaACACAGTTGACAGTTCTTATTGAAACCGTTGTTActaaatttttcaattgttcaaacaattttccttatataaaagaataaggtctaATCAGTCAACAAAACgtgttttgtattttctatcgctaatatttcaaaaacgggagctgattaatttttttttgaccttgggttcgagttcagcacatcgaaaactttcagaaaagtatttttttgtttcggcaacaaaacccttgtaaactgTCTTATTATTTATATAGTGCCTGCAATTCAGAGGTGGTTTAATCTTTTGACCAACACTGTATCGTGATtaaaattcacattatttttgttttacaatcaGAGGTTTAACGATCCTTATAGAAATATGAGAATTTAACTAAATTTCCATTTAACCAGAACT includes the following:
- the LOC129916009 gene encoding tryptophan--tRNA ligase, cytoplasmic; protein product: MTEVEKVAEAVEAITLNGVEADDDFVDPWNVTSKSDTGIDYDKLIKRFGSSKIDDALIEKFEKVTGKPAHHFIRRGIFFSHRDLHNILNLKEQGKPFYLYTGRGPSSDSLHLGHLIPFIITKWLQETFDVPLVIQLTDDEKVLWKDLKIEDAIKMARENAKDIIAIGFDVNKTFIFNNLEFMGKCPAMYQNIIRIQRCVTFNQVKGIFGFGDSDIIGKIGFPAAQAAPALSSTFPFIFGDKKVPVLIPCAIDQDPYFRMTRDVAPRLGFPKCALIHSAFFPSLQGAKSKMSASEQNSTLSLTDTAKQIKNKINKYAFSGGRATVEEHRKLGGIPDVDVAYQLLKFFLEDDAKLEEIRVAYSKGELLTGEIKKLAIETITPIVEDHQTKRKAVTDEVLDQFMEIRQLKFGS